attgacgtcacattatgacgtaagagggttagacgtcacgcgaaggaagtactgaaagtctcggtcattattattttgagcgggccgagactagttggcagtcgtgtccctgtaagtaggctacatgcagacagacagatctagatctagtgtctcgctttcttgcacagtttcacctatgctctttctgtgtgtgtgtgtgtgtgtgtgtgtgtgtgtgtgtgtgtgtgtgtgtgtgtgtgtgtgtgtgtgtgtgtgtgtgtgtgtgtgtgtgtgtgtgtgtgtgtgtgttactgtttgtcgatttcttacgtgagccttgatggcttcgcctcttgttatgattgaacgcacacaaacatgcactattttgttattcgcggctggccgcctaaatacgAAGTTTAGTCGGCCTCTgatgtcacatggctcaaagaagggaaatccagtgttcaatccaTACGTTGCAATATAAATACTATGTATTGATTGAACATTagatttttcttctttgagccatgtgacgtcagagtccaaCAAAAACTCATTTGTAGGCGGATAGCCGAGAccacaaaatagtgcatgtttgtgtgcgttcaatcttaaaaagtaaaaggaaaaagaactcaaatcgatcgatacataaaatTAATGTTATTTGTACTTTTCACCAAAATATGACCTTTTACGCGGACCGGAACAGTCATGAGTGTTCCTCCAAAATCGCGCCAGCGTATAACTATAAGGAAATGCGATGTGATGCAATACAATAGAATGGAATCAACAAAGATTACAGTGCAATGAAACGTATAGCAATACTATACAACGCAAcggatacaatacaatacaatacaatgcaatacaatacaaccaTAGCGTTCTCTACTACAGGCCTGGTCAGCGTGCGACTGGGGTCTCTGACTGGGGGCCTGCTCGCGAAGaagcaagggaggctactcgtGGTTACACATTGACCGCTAAACTTCCGGCAATGGTTGCTCGTGGTTGACATGTGCTATTCTGTATTCTTTTGATCAAAACTAACGTGTTTTCTTTCTCCGTTGCTCCATTATGGGGAAGAAATGTAGTGTATACGGTTGCAAAACCAACTACACGCATTCTTCTGAAAAAGGATGTGGTGTTGAGAGGAAGTTGTCTGTATTCAGATTTCCTAAGGACGAAACAGAGAAGAAAGTTTGGATTTCTGTGATTCCGAACGACAAGTTTGTAGTTACCAAAGACACTGTTGTGTGCGAACTGCACTGGCCTCATGGTTTCGAAACTGTCACCGTCAGAGGAAAACAAAGGCCGAAATATCCACCCTCCGTTTGGCCCAGCGTACCAGCCAGTCAAATTCCAACTCCTGCACCCAGTGCTCGTACGACAAAGCGTTCGTCATGCTTTGAGAGGAACAGTGAAGAAGACCAGCTTGCAGCTTTCTTGAAGAGTGATAATGTAACTTTTTCTGATATGACAGACAAGTTGTTAACCAACGAAAGGGATTTGCGTGCTCCCGTTATTTCTTTCATGGACAGTGGTGTTTTGAATGTTCAGTCAAAGAAGTTCTTGAATGGAGTACCTTTGTTTGTGATCTGCATTTCGCCCGATCAAACGTTTGAAAATGTTCACCTGGGTGTTAAATGTACTGCTTCCCCCTTGTCCAAAAACAGGATTACCATGTTGAAGACTTGGTCCGCACTTGAGGAAAATGTCAGGTATTTGAGTTCTCTGGATATTGATAGAAAGAAGACTATAATTCAGCAGCAGCTACAAGCAATGGAGACGCGGCAAGTTGGTAAGCCCCTCTACACTCCTGAAATTGTTATCAGGGCGTTTCAGTATTTTGCAACTTCGCGTTCTTTGTTCGAAAGACTGCGGGGTGATTTCCAGCTGCCTTCTGTGAAAACATTGACGAGGATAACATCAACAGTCGCCAAAGCTGATGAATCAACGTATTCTGATACAGTGTTCAGTTCGCTGGAGGAGAAGCAAAGATTGTGTGTTGTGCTTCATGATGAAGTGTATGTAAAGAAGATGCTGCTGTATCATGGAGGACAGGTGTTTGGCAGGAGTGCAGACAATCCCCAGTGTCTAGCAAAGACTGTACTTGGTATTATGGTAAGCTGCATGTTTGGTGGACCCAACTTTCTCTCCAAGATCCTGCCCATCTCCAGGCTCAACTCTACATTTTTGTACGGGCAGCTTCAACAGTCGATGGAGGCAATCGCACAAGCTGGTGGTCAAGTGAAAGCTGTCATCAGCGATGGAAACCGCACCAACCAGTCTTGTTTCAAACTGTTTGGGGCTAGCGCAGAGAGGCCATGGGAAACAGAAGCTGGTATTTTTCTGCTATATGACTATGTGCACCTCCTGAAGAACATACGTAACAACTGGCTGACTGAGGCAACATGTGAGCTGAGATTTGACCACGGCGGTGAGATAAGAACAGCAAAGTGGAGTCACCTCATTCAACTGTACAGGTTGGAAGCAGATTCCATTGTCAAGATGTCTGACCTGGATGAAGTGTCAGTGCTGCCCAAGcccatagagagacagaaagtaTCTACGTGTTTAAATGTGTTCAGCGAAAAGACCCATCAAGCGCTGCTGAGCCATCCAGGAATGAAAGACTGCGAGGGTGTTGAAGATACTGCGCTCTTCATAGATGATCTCCAGGCAGCAGTCAGTGACCCCAGTGACCCCAGGCTCACCACTGTGCTTCAGTTTGGAGACATGGCTCTACAGATGGCTGGTAGGCAGGGCAAAAGGCAGAAGCAACTCACGCGTGACACCGGACAAGCCATACACCACACCTGCAATGGACTTGTCAGCCTGTGCCGCCACCTCTTGTCGACGACGCACCAGTATGTCCTGCTGGGTCAGTTCTCCACTGATCCTTTGGAGAAAGAATTCAGCAAGCTTCGGCAAGGGTCAGGGGGGACCTACTTTATCAATGTCCAGCAGATTGTTGAGAAGACCAGAATTAATAAAACAAAGCTGTTACTCTCCCTCAAGGCAGACATGAGTTGTGTAGATGCAGGCCATCACTGTCCTAACTGTGAATTCACAATCGAAGCTGACGAGAAGGCGTGCGAGGCTGTTGACAATCTCGAGGCACTGGAGTCATCGGTACCATCAGAGACAAAGGCAGTGCTAGTCTACATTGCTGGATATGTGACACGCAAAGATCCACAGTTTGATGAGGTGTCTTTGCTTGGACAGACATCATTCTACTTCGACATTAGTATGGTGACTACACCAAGTCTCAGGACAGAGGTGGCCTCAATATTCCGTCTGATAGAGCCTGCCAGTGGAGCATTTTCTGTCTTGTCATCTTCAACCTGGTGAAAGACTCAGTGTGTCGGACGTCATTCTGAGACATTCAAGTTTGAGATGGAGGAGAGACATGCAAGGACACTTACCAACATTTTCCTGAACAACTACTGCAGTGCCGCAACTCCCCGTTCAACAAAAGAACCTGCACTGAAGAGGTTGAAGTTGTCAGAGTCAGCGTAGCACGCTTCTTCGGTGAGTTTCAAGTACTTCTCCTGGTTCTTCCTTGTTTTCTCTCTGCGTTCTGTACCACCTTCTTCTTGATACCAGTTACAgtctgtctcttgtggcaggtCTTTTAACCCTTACGCTGGTTATCGTGACATATATGTCGCGCATCTTTACAAATACTGTCACCTttttgtcacgacatatgtcacgCTACTACTGCCTACTGGCtgagtctgtttggtcggttccgattccctaacatggatgcgaaaacctatatgaccgtttttctttatttttctctgttaattcaccagtaacatgtgttacagaattgcaacagtgtaagggttaatatcAGGTTTGAAGTATAATGATAATCATATTCATATAATTTTTGGGGTGGTTCTAACAGTAAGTGAGTCAATAAACCACTTACTGACTTAATCAATGAATGCTATGAAAATGGCAACAAAATGGCATCGACATCAAGCTATTTTCAGTTAAATAGAACactaagacataagacataagatcatttattgtccataccaTTAATTACAATATATGGAAAAGCGTGGTTCAtttgctcttaaaacaaccaaaacaacacatgacaacaaccttaaaaaaactaaaataagaacaataaaacatacgaagtaagaaTTAAACACCCAAAGTACTCCAGACAGGCACTGAATAAACCAACAGTTTTTTTTTGCCCTGATAAACAGTTGAGCATAACTTTACATTCCACATGTATGGTTTGTCAATTAACACAATACTGAGGTTTAGCAGCACTGAAACAGTAGGCCCCCAGTCAGAGGCCCCAGTCGCAGGATGACTAGGCCTGTTGTTAAGATCGCCatgaatacaatacaatacaatacaatacagtacaatactTTGGGGAGACACAGAAATGTTTCTTTTTGCTCGGCACACATAATAAGTAAGACAGTGGAACAGATAACACTCAATACTTTACATTAAAATAACAAAATAGAAAAGATAAAAGTTAGCTGTAGTATGTAAGCTTGTGAGTCCTGACGTTATCATCCATGGCGCCGTGTACATAGCTAATAAAAAATATTATTACTAATCTATTTATAATTTCATCTGCTGAAACCATCTTAATATTTTCTTGTAGGTTATGTTCTAATACTGTTATATAGAGCTAGTGTATTTGACCACTCTGCAGTTATGTTCTAATACTGTTATATATAGAGCTAGTGTATTGACCACTCTGCAGTTATGTTCTAATACTGTTATATATAGAGCTAGTGTATTGACCACTCTCTGCAGTTATGTTCTAATACTGTTATATATAGAGCTAGTGTATTGACCAATCTCTGCAGCGCTACTAGCTTTGCTCCTTACTACCCTCGAGTTTAAAGAATGATCGTATCTTATCTTTTGTTTGCGTCAGGCTATACAATAaagaggttttgtttttgttttgtgctttTGCGGTGCTATCGTGCATTCCTGCCTTCAGTATAAGtgttcacaaacaaaaaatccatTTTATTTACATTTTGAGGAACCTTACCTTTTGTCTTGGATTTTTGTTGCTTCTCTTTCTCCTTGACTTGAACATCGACAGGCTCTAGTTCCTGGATTGGTTCTGGTACGGGCTCTGGCTTCTGGACTGGTTCTGGTTCTGGTACAGGTTCTGGCTCCTGAACGGGTTCTGGTTCTGGTACAGGTTTTTGCTTCTGTACTGGTTCTGGTTCTACAACAGGCTCTTGCTCCTGGACTGGTTCTGGTTTCTGAACTGGCTTTGGTTTCTGTACTGGTTCTGGTTCTGCAACAGGCTCTGGCTCTTGCACTGGTTCTGGTTCTGGCACTGGCTTTGGTTCCTGAACTGGTTCTGGTTGGGGCACAGGCTCTGGCTCCTGAACTGGTTCTGGTTGGGGCACAGGCTTTTGCTCCGGAACTGGTTCTTGTTCTGGCACAGGCTCTGGCTCCTGAACTGGTTCTGGTTGGGGCACAGGCTCTGGCTCTTGAACTGGTTCTGGTTCTGGCATAGACTCTGGCTCCTGAACTGGTTCTGGTTGGGGCACAGGCTCTGGCTCCTGAACTGGTTCTGGTTCTGGCACAGGCTCTGGCTCCTGAACTGGTTCTGGTTGGGGCACAGGCTCTGGCCCCTGAACTGGTTCTGGTTCTGGCACAGGCTCTGGCTCCTGTACTGGTTCAGCAACAGGCTCTTGTTTCTGGACTGGTTCTGGTTGCGGCGCTGGTGTAGGCTCTGGTTTCTGAACTGGCTTTGGTTTCTGAACTGGCTTTTGTTTCTGAACTGTTTCGGGTTCTGGTACAGCTTCTGTCTCCTGTGCTGGTTCTGGTTCTGCAACAGGCTCTGGTTCCTGTAGTGGTTCCGGTTGAGGCATAGGCTCTGGCTCCTGAACTGTTTCTGGTTTTGGCACAGGCTCTAGCTCCTGAACCGGTTCTGGTTTCTCATCTGGTTTTGGTTCCTCAACTTGTTCTGGTTCTGGCACTGGCTCTTGTTTCTGGACTGGTTCTTGTTCTGGGACAGGCCGTGAGGCAGGCTCTGGCTCCTTAACTGTTTCTTGCTCAGGCTCTGGAACTGGTTCTGGTTCCTGGACTGGTTCTGGTTCTGGTACAGGCTCTGGCTCCTTGGCTTGTTCTGGTTCCTTCACTGGTTCTGGTGCAGGTTGTGGGACAGGTTCTGGTTCCTTCACTGGTTGTTCCGGTTCTTTAGCCAGCTCAGGCGTTGTTGTTTTGACAGCTGGCGGAAGCTGGATGTCTAGCTGCGGGAAGCGAGTTTTGATGCTAACCACCAAGTCATCCACGTCAATGTCAGGATACTCGGACTTTATGTTCTTCACGAACTGAGGAATCCTGGCTTTGGGCAGCTTGAGCGCGATGGACATAAAGAGACTGGgcaggtccaggtcggggaagTGCAGGGAAATGTCCCACAGGAACGGATTCAGCTCAGCTTTAGGCAGCTTCAGAGAAACATCCAGAAGCAGATCAGGCAGACTCAGGTCGGGAAACTTGAACGTCAGGTCCTCCAAAAAGGAAGGCAGCTCCACTTCAGGCATCTGAACAGACAGCGAATCCACTATGCTGGGAATATCAAGGTCGGGGAGCTTCAGGGACAGATCGAGCAGAATTTGCGGCAGGTTGGGAACGGGGAACTCTGAAGCAAATGACAGGAAATAACTGGGGAAATCAAGGTCAGGGAACTTCAAGGCTATATCAGCAAGAAAGTCTGGCACCTCTGTCCACGGCAGCTGGAATGCAATGCTAGACAGGAGACCAGGGAAGTCAATGTCTGGGAAGCTGGCCGACAGATCTGCGAACAGTTTGGGAAGCGACAAAGGAGGCAGCTGTAGCCCAAAGTTCAGCAAGAAATTTGGAAGGTCAAAATCTGGAAACTTTCCAGAAACATCGACGAGGAAAGATGGAAGCTCTGACTTTGGCAGTTTCAACGAAATAGATGTGAGGAAATAGGAGAGGCTGAAGTCGGGAAATTTCAAAGTCAAGTCAAGGAGAAACTGAGGGAGGTCTGGTACCGGGAAACGTAGGGCCAAAGACATTAGGAAGTCTTGTAAGTCGAAATCTGGAAATTTCTTAGAAATGTCAGCAATGAACGAAGGCCGTTCGACCTCTGGCAGCTCAAGCGTAACAGACCCCAGTAGATTAGGCAGGTCAAGGTCAGGGAAGGTCAGAGAAAGGTCAAACAGAAATTGGGGCAGGTCAGCTGTTGGCAGCTTTGGCGCGAAAGTGGCGAGAAAGTCAGACAGGTCAAAGTCAGGAAACTGCATGGAGATGTCATAGAGGAACGACGGAAGCTCTGCTCTTGGGACGTTCAAGGACACTGAGGTCAGAATACTGGGGAAGTCAAGGTCAGGCAGCTTTTGGGACAGGTAGAAGAGGATGTCGGGAAGGTCAGGAAGAGGCAGCCTGAGTTCCAGGTTCAGCAGAAAATCAGGAAAATTGATGTCCGGAAACTGGAACTTGACAGCAGACAGAAAATCGGGCAAGTCTGCACGGGGAAGCTCCAGTGCGATGGACGCCAGGAGATCCGGTAGATCCAAGTCCGGCAGTTTCACAGACAGATCCGCAAGCAGCTTTGGCAGCCTTCGCAAAGGGAACCTCAAAGCGAAAGACAGCAGAAAATCTGGGAAATGGATTTCAGGAAATTTCGCAGACAcatcagagaaaaaagaaggaagATCTGCCTTGGGAAGTTTCAGCGCGATTGAGGTCAGTAGATCGGGAAAGTCAAGGTCGGGTAATTTCAGGGTCAGATCAAGCAGAAACTGGGGGAGGTCCGCTACTGGAAAACGCAGTACTAGCGACAACAGAAAGCCTGGTAAATCAAAATCTGGAAACTTCTGAGAGATTTCAGCTATGAAGGAAGGTCTGTCAACCTCTGGCAGTCCCAGAGAAATGGAAAGAAGGAGATCAGacaggtcaaggtcggggaaggTTAGAGAAAGGTCAAACAAGAACTGAGGAAGTTCTGCTGAAGGTAGCTTTAGTGCGAAAGTTCCCAGAAAACCAGGAAGGTCAAAATCGGGAAACTGGATTGAGATGTCAGAAAGGAACGAGGGAAGGTCAATTCGGGGAATGTTCAAGGACAGTGAGGTCAACAGACTCGGAAAGTCAAAGTCTGGCAGGCCCAAAGACAGCTGGAACAGTATTTTTGGAAGTTTGGACAGGGGAAGTTTGGACAGGGGAAGTTTGGACAGGGGAAGCTTCAACGCTAGATTCAGCACAACACTTTGGAAATCTAGGTCCGGAAACTTGAGCCTGAGAGCAGCGAGGAACTCTGGCAAATCTGCTTTGGGCAGCTCTAGGGCGATGGATACTAGGAGGTCGGGTAGATTGAGGTCAGGGAGCTTCAGCGACAAATCAAGCAACAGTTGCGGCAGTTCTGCTGACGGGAACTTCAAAACCAGCGACAGCAGGAAATCCGGAAAATTGACCGTGGGAAACTTGGCAGAAACACCAGCGAGAAAAGAAGGAAGGTTCACACGGGGAAGTTTGAGAGAGATTGACAACAGCAGGTTAGGCAGATTCAGATCTGGGAATTTTGCTGATAGACTCAGAAGGAAGTCTGGGATGGATGCAGGCTTCAGAGAAAGCGCGAGATCCAGGATGAAATCGGGCAGGGAGAAGTctgggagagagatggaggcgAGGAACTCGGGCAGGTCGGGCAAGGGCAGCTTGGCTGCCAGGCGCAAGAGAAAAGCCCTCAGGTCGACATCGGGCAAGCTGGCTCCGATCTTGGTGATGAATCCACCCAGCGAGGCACGGGGAAGTCCCAGCCCCACCCGGACAAGCAAGTCAAGTAGGTCAATGTCCGGGAAGCGGACCGCCACCTGAGCGAGGAAATCTGGAATCACATCCGGAGACAGCGACAGCGAGAGTCTCGTCAGGAACGACAACTTGTCCAGGTCACCGACAGCCACAGAGAACCTGAAAGAAAAGTCGACCAGGTCACCCAGCGACAGGTCAGCGGAGAAGGACAGGAAGAGGTCAACGGGGTCAAGGTCAGGCAGGGACAGGATGGCCTTGACCAAAAAGTCCAGCCCGTCTCCACCAGGCAGCTTCCTGTAGACGCCAAGCAGGAAATCGTGGAGGTCAAGAGCCGGGAACTTGTTAAGCACCGCACGCACGTAGGCCGGGAGGTTGGCAACAGGGACGCCTGGAACGGTGTCCAGCAGAAGGTCCAGCAGGCTGAGGGAGGGCAGCTTGATGCTGACGCCAGAGATGATGTCCGGCAGCTTTAGGGAGTCGATCTGGGCGGAGATCTGCGCCATGACTCTGTCCAGGTCGGACTGGTCGAACTGCGTGCCCACGTCGGCCAGGAACGACGACAGGTCGATCTGAAACACACGGTGACAGTAAGACAGTGTGGGTGATTTTAGAAGGGAGGCGGTGAAAGAGGTTGTTGTTGTCCACAAAAGTTTGATATGTAAATACGACCTGAAAATGTAATATAAGAAAGACAGCTTTGATAGTTGTGTGTGGTGGACGTGCTTGTTGCTGCTGTTCTTCACCAAGCTTTCGTGTGTAAATACAATCTGAAACAATTGTGTATTTTCCTTGTTGCAATGGGCCAACGGCCTACGCAGTAAaccattcgttcgttcgttcgttcgttctctctctctctttctctctctctctctctctctctctctctctctctctctctctctctctctctctctctctctctctctctctctctctctctctctctctcctcatccttatgtaataaagttctgagttcagagttctctctctctctctatctctctctctctctctctctctctctctctctctctctctctctctctctctctctctctctctctctctctctctctctctctctctctctctctcagtctctctatcCCCGCTTGGCTACCTTTGGCAGGTCGAGGGCGATGTTTGCCATCAGCTGATCAGGGTCCACACCAGGCTCCTGTCTCTGGATCTCCTGCACGGCCTTCACCAGGTCAGACTCCTTGATGTTGTTCACCAGGTCCTGGGCCGCCTCGCCCACCAACTCTGCATGTACACCGTGACGTCATTAGTTTCACGGTCCTTTCTGACGTCATCATCGTTGTCATCATAATCGTCGTCATTATGATTGTCACTGTCATGATCATGGTTACTTTCGCGATTGTCGTTGTTGTCATCGTCCTTTCGTAATACTCACTATCGTCTTTATCagatttgtcatcatcattatcaccatTGTTATCATCATAGTCGTTATCGTCGTCGTTCTTGTCGTCGGTAGCAGCGGCAGCATCGTCACGAGTCGTTCAGATCGTCTAATTTTTATCAATATTCCCTGCAACTTCCACTaaaaaacaccaccacaaaGCATAGAcatacacgagagagagagagagagagagagagagagagagagagagagagagagagagggtggagagagagagagagagagagagagagagagagagagagagagagagagagagatgggggtagGGTGTGGATTTGATTATTACGGCAACAGATAAGAGCAATAATGTAtccaattttgtgtgtgtcctgttcTCTTACGTTCATTCTATATCTATGGGGTATTTCAAAACTGAGATCTCCTTTGGCTGTAAATACAAAGGGAGAGTAGTACGTACCGGGCAGATCAGTCAGTGCTGCGTTCACTCCCTTTACCACGCTGGGCGCAATGTTCTTGGCTGTAAACATAGGTTAGAGTGTACATAacgttgtgtttgtgtgtgtgtgtgtgtgtgtgtgtgtgtgtgtgtgtgtgtgtgtgtgaaataatctctctctctctctctctctctctctctctctctctctctctctctctctctctctctctctctcttattcacacgcacacatatacacactcatgcaAGTGGAAACAAATCTTCATCACCGCCACCACCGTCACAACGCCTACAACCACAACAAAACTCATTCACAATACCAGGGTTCGTGGATGGGACTTTCACAGGTGGCAACGCAGGTGACTTTCGGAGACTTCACAGACACTGGAAACGGTTTCGGTGTCCTAGCAGATTTGGGCGAATATTTCGGAGACTTAGCAGATTTGGGCGAATATTTCGGAGATTTGACGGATTTGGGCGAATATTTCGGAGACTTAGCAGATTTGGGCGAATATTTCGGAGATTTGACGGATTTGGGCGAATATTTCGGTGACTTAGCAGATTTGGGCGAATATTTCGGTGACTTAGCAGATTTGGGCGAATATTTCGGTGACTTAGCAGATTTGGGCGAATATTTCGGTGACTTTGCAGATTTGGGCGAATATTTCGGAGACTTGACGGATTTGGGCGAACCCTTGGACTTGGAGGCTGATTTGGCTGAATGTTTGTGGGACTTTTTGCTGCCGTGGGACTTTTTGCTGCCGTGGGATTTTCCGTGAGATTTTCCTTTGGACTTCGATCCTCGTTTGACCCTCTTCTTGGCTATCATCTCATCGTCACCTGATGACTGGGACACTGCACGACAAGCACAGGTAAGTTGAAATACGAGTTACTGTATTAggaacccccccatcccccatcaTCAtcggcatcatcatcatcatcatcatcatcatcatcatcatcatcatcatcatcatcatcatcatcatcatcatcatcatcatcatcatcaacaagaacaagaacaacaaagaacagcaaaaaacaacacacacacacacacacacacacacacacacacacacacacacacacacacacacacacacacacacacacacacacacacacacacacacacacacatacacacacacacacacacacacacacacacacacacacacacacacacacacacacacacacacacacacacacacacacacacacacacacacacacacacacacacacacacacacacacacacacatatacacacacacacacacacacacacacacacacacacacacacacacacacacacacacacatacacacagaaacacactaacacacacacacacacacacactgacacacacacacacacacacacacacacatacacacagaaacacactaacacacacacacacacacacacacacacacacacacacacacacacacacatacacacagaaacacactaacacacaca
This region of Littorina saxatilis isolate snail1 linkage group LG8, US_GU_Lsax_2.0, whole genome shotgun sequence genomic DNA includes:
- the LOC138974793 gene encoding histone H1-like — encoded protein: MRVALSIALAALALLVADGAVLKRQNQPQRRRRDAAEHENGVMEGSETRAVEERPLLGQLNRRVKRWFRPAGLSQSSGDDEMIAKKRVKRGSKSKGKSHGKSHGSKKSHGSKKSHKHSAKSASKSKGSPKSVKSPKYSPKSAKSPKYSPKSAKSPKYSPKSAKSPKYSPKSAKSPKYSPKSVKSPKYSPKSAKSPKYSPKSVKSPKYSPKSAKSPKYSPKSARTPKPFPVSVKSPKVTCVATCESPIHEPWYCE
- the LOC138974792 gene encoding uncharacterized protein, which codes for MFTAKNIAPSVVKGVNAALTDLPELVGEAAQDLVNNIKESDLVKAVQEIQRQEPGVDPDQLMANIALDLPKIDLSSFLADVGTQFDQSDLDRVMAQISAQIDSLKLPDIISGVSIKLPSLSLLDLLLDTVPGVPVANLPAYVRAVLNKFPALDLHDFLLGVYRKLPGGDGLDFLVKAILSLPDLDPVDLFLSFSADLSLGDLVDFSFRFSVAVGDLDKLSFLTRLSLSLSPDVIPDFLAQVAVRFPDIDLLDLLVRVGLGLPRASLGGFITKIGASLPDVDLRAFLLRLAAKLPLPDLPEFLASISLPDFSLPDFILDLALSLKPASIPDFLLSLSAKFPDLNLPNLLLSISLKLPRVNLPSFLAGVSAKFPTVNFPDFLLSLVLKFPSAELPQLLLDLSLKLPDLNLPDLLVSIALELPKADLPEFLAALRLKFPDLDFQSVVLNLALKLPLSKLPLSKLPLSKLPKILFQLSLGLPDFDFPSLLTSLSLNIPRIDLPSFLSDISIQFPDFDLPGFLGTFALKLPSAELPQFLFDLSLTFPDLDLSDLLLSISLGLPEVDRPSFIAEISQKFPDFDLPGFLLSLVLRFPVADLPQFLLDLTLKLPDLDFPDLLTSIALKLPKADLPSFFSDVSAKFPEIHFPDFLLSFALRFPLRRLPKLLADLSVKLPDLDLPDLLASIALELPRADLPDFLSAVKFQFPDINFPDFLLNLELRLPLPDLPDILFYLSQKLPDLDFPSILTSVSLNVPRAELPSFLYDISMQFPDFDLSDFLATFAPKLPTADLPQFLFDLSLTFPDLDLPNLLGSVTLELPEVERPSFIADISKKFPDFDLQDFLMSLALRFPVPDLPQFLLDLTLKFPDFSLSYFLTSISLKLPKSELPSFLVDVSGKFPDFDLPNFLLNFGLQLPPLSLPKLFADLSASFPDIDFPGLLSSIAFQLPWTEVPDFLADIALKFPDLDFPSYFLSFASEFPVPNLPQILLDLSLKLPDLDIPSIVDSLSVQMPEVELPSFLEDLTFKFPDLSLPDLLLDVSLKLPKAELNPFLWDISLHFPDLDLPSLFMSIALKLPKARIPQFVKNIKSEYPDIDVDDLVVSIKTRFPQLDIQLPPAVKTTTPELAKEPEQPVKEPEPVPQPAPEPVKEPEQAKEPEPVPEPEPVQEPEPVPEPEQETVKEPEPASRPVPEQEPVQKQEPVPEPEQVEEPKPDEKPEPVQELEPVPKPETVQEPEPMPQPEPLQEPEPVAEPEPAQETEAVPEPETVQKQKPVQKPKPVQKPEPTPAPQPEPVQKQEPVAEPVQEPEPVPEPEPVQGPEPVPQPEPVQEPEPVPEPEPVQEPEPVPQPEPVQEPESMPEPEPVQEPEPVPQPEPVQEPEPVPEQEPVPEQKPVPQPEPVQEPEPVPQPEPVQEPKPVPEPEPVQEPEPVAEPEPVQKPKPVQKPEPVQEQEPVVEPEPVQKQKPVPEPEPVQEPEPVPEPEPVQKPEPVPEPIQELEPVDVQVKEKEKQQKSKTKDVCQCEARGDPHYTTFDGARYNLRAECSYLMAASAAPGCAFSVHVKNQRDPTSRYKNRAFTRFLDVTVAGDVIRLDQGRDVYVNLKWDGNTTSIIKKCQQRLHFLRQLRKFRMSQQIMAQFYRAVVESTLCFSITVWYGSTTEKEKQLLESIVRTASKVAGCDFPSVASIFELRSDRKAGKIVRDPSHPANHFFEPLPSGKAVSKRNPKVKI